From a region of the Streptacidiphilus albus JL83 genome:
- a CDS encoding N-acetylglucosamine kinase has translation MDLKELPAVLAIDGGNSKTDIALIAADGTVLATVRGPGSGAPNADTLAPLVAEVAAAAGLDGSAPLARHISACLANVDLPEEEEALSAQLAERPWAETSQVLNDTFALLRSGTHRPWGVAVVCGAGVNCVGVGPDGRTARFLALGHHTGDWGGGRWLGDEIMYSAMRAEDGRGPQTLLRERVPAYFGLKTVHDVAVAIHVGEVTDSQRTTLTRVLLEAADLGDAVATALVERQAEEVFLMARSALERLDLAGTDVEVVLGGGILATRHPLLTQGVEARLKQYAPAAVPCYADVPPVAGAALLGLDHLGAPGAALARLRECYRTEW, from the coding sequence GTGGATCTGAAGGAGCTGCCCGCAGTACTGGCCATCGACGGAGGGAACAGCAAGACCGACATCGCCCTGATCGCGGCGGACGGCACCGTCCTCGCGACCGTGCGCGGACCCGGCTCCGGTGCGCCGAACGCGGACACCCTGGCCCCGCTGGTGGCCGAGGTCGCCGCGGCGGCCGGCCTGGACGGGAGCGCTCCCCTCGCCCGGCACATATCGGCCTGCCTGGCCAATGTGGACCTGCCCGAGGAGGAGGAGGCGCTCTCCGCGCAGCTCGCCGAGCGGCCCTGGGCGGAGACCTCGCAGGTGCTCAACGACACCTTCGCGCTGCTCCGTTCGGGCACCCACCGGCCCTGGGGCGTCGCGGTGGTCTGCGGCGCCGGCGTGAACTGCGTCGGTGTCGGCCCGGACGGCCGGACCGCCCGCTTCCTGGCGCTGGGCCACCACACCGGCGACTGGGGCGGCGGGCGCTGGCTGGGCGACGAGATCATGTACTCGGCCATGCGCGCCGAGGACGGCCGGGGTCCGCAGACGCTGCTGCGCGAGCGGGTGCCGGCGTACTTCGGGCTGAAGACCGTCCACGACGTGGCCGTGGCGATCCACGTCGGCGAGGTGACGGACAGCCAGCGGACCACGCTCACCCGGGTGCTGCTGGAGGCCGCCGACCTCGGGGACGCGGTCGCGACCGCGCTGGTCGAGCGGCAGGCCGAGGAGGTGTTCCTGATGGCCAGGTCGGCGCTGGAGCGGCTGGACCTCGCCGGGACGGACGTGGAGGTCGTCCTCGGCGGTGGCATCCTGGCGACCCGGCACCCGCTGCTGACCCAGGGCGTGGAGGCCAGGCTGAAGCAGTACGCGCCGGCCGCGGTGCCCTGCTACGCCGACGTCCCGCCGGTCGCCGGCGCGGCGCTGCTCGGGCTGGACCACCTGGGCGCCCCCGGGGCGGCCCTGGCCCGGCTCCGGGAGTGCTACCGCACGGAGTGG
- a CDS encoding ABC transporter ATP-binding protein, translating into MSEQANSARANAAEYVDGIPADQVLLRASGLTRHFQLGGAFSRRTLHAVDDAELVIGRNEIVALAGESGSGKSTVARLLAMVYKPTSGEITFEGKPLSSLHSRKDQLGYRSQAPMVFQDPFSSINPIYRVSHGILRSLKLHRPELDKDARNAEAERLLTMVGLTPAATYMQKYPYEMSGGQRQRVGFAQALASNPKLIIADEPVSMLDASIRIGLLNLMAELRDKSNVSFLYITHDLASARYAADRLVVMYAGHIVEQGPIEDILAEPKHPYTQLLLATVPDPRAPLAELAGADRGEPPRVVNPKPGCRFRARCPLAVEKCETVTPELRLLGDRHQVACHVAETVTGTVWDQNTSKESA; encoded by the coding sequence ATGAGCGAGCAAGCGAACTCCGCGCGAGCGAACGCCGCCGAGTACGTCGACGGCATCCCGGCCGACCAGGTGCTGCTCCGCGCCAGCGGCCTGACCCGGCACTTCCAGCTCGGCGGCGCCTTCTCCCGGCGCACCCTGCACGCCGTCGACGACGCCGAACTGGTGATCGGCCGCAACGAGATCGTCGCCCTGGCCGGCGAGAGCGGCAGCGGCAAGTCCACCGTCGCCCGGCTGCTGGCCATGGTCTACAAGCCGACCTCCGGCGAGATCACCTTCGAGGGCAAGCCGCTGTCGTCGCTGCACTCCCGCAAGGACCAGCTCGGCTACCGCAGCCAGGCGCCGATGGTGTTCCAGGACCCCTTCAGCTCCATCAACCCGATCTACCGGGTCTCCCACGGCATCCTCCGCAGCCTCAAGCTGCACCGTCCGGAACTGGACAAGGATGCCCGCAACGCCGAGGCCGAGCGGCTGCTGACGATGGTCGGGCTCACCCCCGCCGCCACCTACATGCAGAAGTACCCGTACGAGATGAGCGGCGGGCAGCGCCAGCGCGTCGGCTTCGCCCAGGCGCTCGCCTCCAACCCGAAGCTGATCATCGCGGACGAGCCGGTCTCGATGCTCGACGCCTCGATCCGGATCGGGCTGCTCAACCTGATGGCCGAGCTGCGGGACAAGTCCAACGTCTCGTTCCTCTACATCACCCACGACCTGGCCAGCGCCCGCTACGCGGCCGACCGGCTGGTGGTCATGTACGCCGGGCACATCGTCGAGCAGGGTCCGATCGAGGACATCCTGGCCGAGCCCAAGCACCCCTACACCCAGCTGCTGCTGGCCACCGTGCCCGACCCGCGCGCGCCGCTGGCCGAGCTGGCCGGCGCCGACCGCGGCGAGCCGCCGCGCGTGGTGAACCCGAAGCCGGGCTGCCGCTTCCGCGCCCGCTGCCCGCTCGCCGTCGAGAAGTGCGAGACCGTCACCCCCGAACTGCGGCTGCTCGGCGACCGGCACCAGGTCGCCTGCCACGTCGCGGAGACCGTGACCGGGACCGTCTGGGACCAGAACACCTCCAAGGAATCGGCATGA
- a CDS encoding 6-phospho-beta-glucosidase, giving the protein MKLTVVGGGSTYTPELVDGIARLRDRLPVTELVLVDPDASRLPLVGGVATRIMAAHGHPAKVRWTTDLDDGVAGAGAVLLQLRVGGQAARNRDETWPLECGCVGQETTGAGGLAKALRTVPVVLDIAERVRALAAPDAWIVDFTNPVGIVTRALLDAGHRAVGLCNVAIGFQRRFAKQFGVAPESVTMDHFGLNHLTWIRGVQVDGREVLAQSLAEHVEEISEEIEMPVPLIKQLGMIPSYYLRYYYQHDVVVEELRHKPSRASAVADMERQLLEMYADPTLDHKPELLAKRGGAFYSEAAVNLLASLVAGTGDVQVANVRNNGTMPFLADDAVIEVPAVIGADGAAPLPMAPVSPLQAGLIAHVTAYEQLALEAAVHGGRGRVFEAMLAHPLIGQYDRADRLTDLLLSENKDFLAWI; this is encoded by the coding sequence ATGAAACTCACCGTTGTCGGCGGAGGCTCGACATACACCCCGGAACTCGTGGACGGCATCGCCCGGCTGCGCGACCGGCTGCCCGTCACCGAGCTGGTGCTGGTCGACCCGGACGCCTCGCGGCTGCCGCTGGTCGGCGGCGTCGCCACCCGGATCATGGCCGCCCACGGCCACCCGGCGAAGGTCCGCTGGACCACCGACCTGGACGACGGCGTGGCCGGCGCCGGAGCGGTCCTGCTCCAGCTCCGCGTCGGCGGCCAGGCGGCCCGCAACCGGGACGAGACCTGGCCGCTGGAGTGCGGCTGCGTCGGCCAGGAGACCACCGGCGCCGGCGGCCTGGCCAAGGCGCTGCGCACGGTCCCGGTGGTGCTGGACATCGCCGAGCGGGTCCGGGCGCTGGCCGCGCCCGACGCCTGGATCGTCGACTTCACCAACCCGGTCGGCATCGTCACCCGCGCCCTGCTGGACGCCGGCCACCGCGCCGTCGGCCTGTGCAACGTCGCGATCGGCTTCCAGCGGCGCTTCGCCAAGCAGTTCGGCGTCGCCCCCGAGAGCGTCACCATGGACCACTTCGGGCTGAACCACCTGACCTGGATCCGCGGCGTGCAGGTGGACGGCAGGGAGGTGCTGGCGCAGAGCCTGGCCGAGCACGTCGAGGAGATCTCCGAGGAGATCGAGATGCCGGTGCCGCTGATCAAGCAGCTCGGCATGATCCCCTCGTACTACCTGCGCTACTACTACCAGCACGACGTGGTGGTGGAGGAGCTCCGGCACAAGCCGAGCCGCGCCTCGGCCGTCGCCGACATGGAGCGGCAGCTGCTGGAGATGTACGCCGACCCGACCCTGGACCACAAGCCGGAGCTGCTGGCCAAGCGCGGCGGCGCCTTCTACTCCGAGGCCGCCGTCAACCTGCTCGCCTCGCTGGTGGCCGGGACCGGTGACGTCCAGGTCGCCAACGTCCGCAACAACGGCACCATGCCGTTCCTGGCGGACGACGCGGTCATCGAGGTGCCCGCGGTCATCGGCGCGGACGGGGCGGCGCCGCTGCCCATGGCGCCGGTCTCGCCGCTCCAGGCCGGACTGATCGCCCATGTCACGGCCTACGAGCAGCTCGCGCTGGAGGCCGCGGTCCACGGCGGTCGCGGCCGGGTCTTCGAGGCGATGCTCGCCCATCCGCTCATCGGCCAGTACGACCGGGCGGACCGCCTCACCGACCTGCTGCTCAGCGAGAACAAGGACTTCCTGGCGTGGATCTGA